One Oncorhynchus keta strain PuntledgeMale-10-30-2019 chromosome 11, Oket_V2, whole genome shotgun sequence DNA window includes the following coding sequences:
- the LOC127933089 gene encoding uncharacterized protein LOC127933089 isoform X36: MSLASPGHHTWFTLFSRSLASPGHHTWFTLFSRSLASPGHHTWFTLFSRSLASPGHHTWFTLFSRSLASPGHHTWFTLFSRSLAIPGHHTWFTLFSMSLASPGHHTWFTLFSRSLASPGHHTWFTLFSRSLASPGHHTWFTLFSRSLASPGHHTWVSLFSRSLASHGHHTWFTLFSRSLASPGHHTWFTLFSRSLASPGHHTWFTLFSRSLASPGHHTWFTLFSRSLASPGHHTWFTLFSRSLASPGHHTWFTLFSRSLASPGHHTWFTLFSRSLASPGHHTWFTLFSRSLASPGHHTWFTLFSRSLASPGHHTWFTLFSRSLASPGHHTWFTLFSRSLASPGHHTWFTLFSRSLASPGHHTWFTLFSRSLASPGHHTWFTLFSRSLASPGHHTWFTLFSRSLASPGHHTWFTLFSRSLASPGHHTWFTLFSRSLACLGHHTWFCARAFLRSLSNLAVLWV, translated from the exons ATGTCTTTAGCTAGCCCTGGCCACCACACATGGTTTACTTTGTTTTCCAGGTCTTTAGCTAGCCCTGGCCACCACACATGGTTCACGTTGTTTTCCAGGTCTTTAGCTAGCCCTGGCCACCACACATGGTTTACTTTGTTTTCCAGGTCTTTAGCTAGCCCTGGCCACCACACATGGTTTACTTTGTTTTCCAGGTCTTTAGCTAGCCCTGGCCACCACACATGGTTTACTTTGTTTTCCAGGTCTTTAGCTATCCCTGGCCACCACACATGGTTTACTTTGTTTTCCATGTCTTTAGCTAGCCCTGGCCACCACACATGGTTTACTTTGTTTTCCAGGTCTTTAGCTAGCCCTGGCCACCACACATGGTTCACGTTGTTTTCCAGGTCTTTAGCTAGCCCTGGCCACCACACATGGTTTACTTTGTTTTCCAGGTCTTTAGCTAGCCCTGGCCACCACACATGGGTCAGTTTGTTTTCCAGGTCTTTAGCTAGCCATGGCCACCACACATGGTTTACTTTGTTTTCCAGGTCTTTAGCTAGCCCTGGCCACCACACATGGTTTACTTTGTTTTCCAGGTCTTTAGCTAGCCCTGGCCACCACACATGGTTTACTTTGTTTTCCAGGTCTTTAGCTAGCCCTGGCCACCACACATGGTTTACTTTGTTTTCAAGGTCTTTAGCTAGCCCTGGCCACCACACATGGTTTACTTTGTTTTCAAGGTCTTTAGCTAGCCCTGGCCACCACACATGGTTCACTTTGTTTTCCAGGTCTTTAGCTAGCCCTGGCCACCACACATGGTTTACTTTGTTTTCCAGGTCTTTAGCTAGCCCTGGCCACCACACATGGTTTACTTTGTTTTCAAGGTCTTTAGCTAGCCCTGGCCACCACACATGGTTTACTTTGTTTTCAAGGTCTTTAGCTAGCCCTGGCCACCACACATGGTTTACTTTGTTTTCAAGGTCTTTAGCTAGCCCTGGCCACCACACATGGTTTACTTTGTTTTCAAG GTCTTTAGCTAGCCCTGGCCACCACACATGGTTCACTTTGTTTTCCAG GTCTTTAGCTAGCCCTGGCCACCACACATGGTTTACTTTGTTTTCCAG GTCTTTAGCTAGCCCTGGCCACCACACATGGTTTACTTTGTTTTCAAGGTCTTTAGCTAGCCCTGGCCACCACACATGGTTTACTTTGTTTTCAAGGTCTTTAGCTAGCCCTGGCCACCACACATGGTTCACTTTGTTTTCCAGGTCTTTAGCTAGCCCTGGCCACCACACATGGTTTACTTTGTTTTCCAGGTCTTTAGCTTGCCTTGGCCACCACACATGGTTTTGTGCCAGGGCCTTCTTGCGGTCGTTGAGTAACCTCGCTGTTCTGTGGGTATGA
- the LOC127933089 gene encoding uncharacterized protein LOC127933089 isoform X46 encodes MSLASPGHHTWFTLFSRSLASPGHHTWFTLFSRSLASPGHHTWFTLFSRSLASPGHHTWFTLFSRSLASPGHHTWFTLFSRSLAIPGHHTWFTLFSMSLASPGHHTWFTLFSRSLASPGHHTWFTLFSRSLASPGHHTWFTLFSRSLASPGHHTWVSLFSRSLASHGHHTWFTLFSRSLASPGHHTWFTLFSRSLASPGHHTWFTLFSRSLASPGHHTWFTLFSRSLASPGHHTWFTLFSRSLASPGHHTWFTLFSRSLASPGHHTWFTLFSRSLASPGHHTWFTLFSRSLASPGHHTWFTLFSRSLASPGHHTWFTLFSRSLACLGHHTWFCARAFLRSLSNLAVLWV; translated from the exons ATGTCTTTAGCTAGCCCTGGCCACCACACATGGTTTACTTTGTTTTCCAGGTCTTTAGCTAGCCCTGGCCACCACACATGGTTCACGTTGTTTTCCAGGTCTTTAGCTAGCCCTGGCCACCACACATGGTTTACTTTGTTTTCCAGGTCTTTAGCTAGCCCTGGCCACCACACATGGTTTACTTTGTTTTCCAGGTCTTTAGCTAGCCCTGGCCACCACACATGGTTTACTTTGTTTTCCAGGTCTTTAGCTATCCCTGGCCACCACACATGGTTTACTTTGTTTTCCATGTCTTTAGCTAGCCCTGGCCACCACACATGGTTTACTTTGTTTTCCAGGTCTTTAGCTAGCCCTGGCCACCACACATGGTTCACGTTGTTTTCCAGGTCTTTAGCTAGCCCTGGCCACCACACATGGTTTACTTTGTTTTCCAGGTCTTTAGCTAGCCCTGGCCACCACACATGGGTCAGTTTGTTTTCCAGGTCTTTAGCTAGCCATGGCCACCACACATGGTTTACTTTGTTTTCCAGGTCTTTAGCTAGCCCTGGCCACCACACATGGTTTACTTTGTTTTCCAGGTCTTTAGCTAGCCCTGGCCACCACACATGGTTTACTTTGTTTTCCAGGTCTTTAGCTAGCCCTGGCCACCACACATGGTTTACTTTGTTTTCAAGGTCTTTAGCTAGCCCTGGCCACCACACATGGTTTACTTTGTTTTCAAG GTCTTTAGCTAGCCCTGGCCACCACACATGGTTTACTTTGTTTTCAAG GTCTTTAGCTAGCCCTGGCCACCACACATGGTTTACTTTGTTTTCAAGGTCTTTAGCTAGCCCTGGCCACCACACATGGTTTACTTTGTTTTCAAGGTCTTTAGCTAGCCCTGGCCACCACACATGGTTCACTTTGTTTTCCAGGTCTTTAGCTAGCCCTGGCCACCACACATGGTTTACTTTGTTTTCCAGGTCTTTAGCTTGCCTTGGCCACCACACATGGTTTTGTGCCAGGGCCTTCTTGCGGTCGTTGAGTAACCTCGCTGTTCTGTGGGTATGA
- the LOC127933089 gene encoding uncharacterized protein LOC127933089 isoform X4: protein MSLASPGHHTWFTLFSRSLASPGHHTWFTLFSRSLASPGHHTWFTLFSRSLASPGHHTWFTLFSRSLASPGHHTWFTLFSRSLAIPGHHTWFTLFSMSLASPGHHTWFTLFSRSLASPGHHTWFTLFSRSLASPGHHTWFTLFSRSLASPGHHTWVSLFSRSLASHGHHTWFTLFSRSLASPGHHTWFTLFSRSLASPGHHTWFTLFSRSLASPGHHTWFTLFSRSLASPGHHTWFTLFSRSLASPGHHTWFTLFSRSLASPGHHTWFTLFSRSLASPGHHTWFTLFSRSLASPGHHTWFTLFSRSLASPGHHTWFTLFSRSLASPGHHTWFTLFSRSLASPGHHTWFTLFSMSLASPGHHTWFTLFSRSLASPGHHTWFTLFSRSLASPGHHTWFTLFSRSLASPGHHTWFTLFSMSLASPGHHTWFTLFSRSLASPGHHTWFTLFSRSLASPGHHTWFTLFSRSLASPGHHTWVSLFSRSLASHGHHTWFTLFSRSLASPGHHTWFTLFSRSLASPGHHTWFTLFSRSLASPGHHTWFTLFSRSLASPGHHTWFTLFSRSLASPGHHTWFTLFSRSLASPGHHTWFTLFSRSLASPGHHTWFTLFSRSLASPGHHTWFTLFSRSLASPGHHTWFTLFSRSLASPGHHTWFTLFSRSLACLGHHTWFCARAFLRSLSNLAVLWV, encoded by the exons ATGTCTTTAGCTAGCCCTGGCCACCACACATGGTTTACTTTGTTTTCCAGGTCTTTAGCTAGCCCTGGCCACCACACATGGTTCACGTTGTTTTCCAGGTCTTTAGCTAGCCCTGGCCACCACACATGGTTTACTTTGTTTTCCAGGTCTTTAGCTAGCCCTGGCCACCACACATGGTTTACTTTGTTTTCCAGGTCTTTAGCTAGCCCTGGCCACCACACATGGTTTACTTTGTTTTCCAGGTCTTTAGCTATCCCTGGCCACCACACATGGTTTACTTTGTTTTCCATGTCTTTAGCTAGCCCTGGCCACCACACATGGTTTACTTTGTTTTCCAGGTCTTTAGCTAGCCCTGGCCACCACACATGGTTCACGTTGTTTTCCAGGTCTTTAGCTAGCCCTGGCCACCACACATGGTTTACTTTGTTTTCCAGGTCTTTAGCTAGCCCTGGCCACCACACATGGGTCAGTTTGTTTTCCAGGTCTTTAGCTAGCCATGGCCACCACACATGGTTTACTTTGTTTTCCAGGTCTTTAGCTAGCCCTGGCCACCACACATGGTTTACTTTGTTTTCCAGGTCTTTAGCTAGCCCTGGCCACCACACATGGTTTACTTTGTTTTCCAGGTCTTTAGCTAGCCCTGGCCACCACACATGGTTTACTTTGTTTTCAAGGTCTTTAGCTAGCCCTGGCCACCACACATGGTTTACTTTGTTTTCAAGGTCTTTAGCTAGCCCTGGCCACCACACATGGTTCACTTTGTTTTCCAG GTCTTTAGCTAGCCCTGGCCACCACACATGGTTTACTTTGTTTTCAAGGTCTTTAGCTAGCCCTGGCCACCACACATGGTTTACTTTGTTTTCAAGGTCTTTAGCTAGCCCTGGCCACCACACATGGTTTACTTTGTTTTCAAGGTCTTTAGCTAGCCCTGGCCACCACACATGGTTTACTTTGTTTTCAAGGTCTTTAGCTAGCCCTGGCCACCACACATGGTTTACTTTGTTTTCCAGGTCTTTAGCTAGCCCTGGCCACCACACATGGTTTACTTTGTTTTCCATGTCTTTAGCTAGCCCTGGCCACCACACATGGTTTACTTTGTTTTCCAGGTCTTTAGCTAGCCCTGGCCACCACACATGGTTCACTTTGTTTTCCAG GTCTTTAGCTAGCCCTGGCCACCACACATGGTTTACTTTGTTTTCCAGGTCTTTAGCTAGCCCTGGCCACCACACATGGTTTACTTTGTTTTCCATGTCTTTAGCTAGCCCTGGCCACCACACATGGTTTACTTTGTTTTCCAGGTCTTTAGCTAGCCCTGGCCACCACACATGGTTCACGTTGTTTTCCAGGTCTTTAGCTAGCCCTGGCCACCACACATGGTTTACTTTGTTTTCCAG GTCTTTAGCTAGCCCTGGCCACCACACATGGGTCAGTTTGTTTTCCAGGTCTTTAGCTAGCCATGGCCACCACACATGGTTTACTTTGTTTTCCAGGTCTTTAGCTAGCCCTGGCCACCACACATGGTTTACTTTGTTTTCCAGGTCTTTAGCTAGCCCTGGCCACCACACATGGTTTACTTTGTTTTCCAGGTCTTTAGCTAGCCCTGGCCACCACACATGGTTTACTTTGTTTTCAAGGTCTTTAGCTAGCCCTGGCCACCACACATGGTTTACTTTGTTTTCCAGGTCTTTAGCTAGCCCTGGCCACCACACATGGTTTACTTTGTTTTCAAGGTCTTTAGCTAGCCCTGGCCACCACACATGGTTCACTTTGTTTTCCAGGTCTTTAGCTAGCCCTGGCCACCACACATGGTTTACTTTGTTTTCAAGGTCTTTAGCTAGCCCTGGCCACCACACATGGTTTACTTTGTTTTCAAGGTCTTTAGCTAGCCCTGGCCACCACACATGGTTCACTTTGTTTTCCAGGTCTTTAGCTAGCCCTGGCCACCACACATGGTTTACTTTGTTTTCCAGGTCTTTAGCTTGCCTTGGCCACCACACATGGTTTTGTGCCAGGGCCTTCTTGCGGTCGTTGAGTAACCTCGCTGTTCTGTGGGTATGA
- the LOC127933089 gene encoding uncharacterized protein LOC127933089 isoform X13: protein MSLASPGHHTWFTLFSRSLASPGHHTWFTLFSRSLASPGHHTWFTLFSRSLASPGHHTWFTLFSRSLASPGHHTWFTLFSRSLAIPGHHTWFTLFSMSLASPGHHTWFTLFSRSLASPGHHTWFTLFSRSLASPGHHTWFTLFSRSLASPGHHTWVSLFSRSLASHGHHTWFTLFSRSLASPGHHTWFTLFSRSLASPGHHTWFTLFSRSLASPGHHTWFTLFSRSLASPGHHTWFTLFSRSLASPGHHTWFTLFSRSLASPGHHTWFTLFSRSLASPGHHTWFTLFSRSLASPGHHTWFTLFSRSLASPGHHTWFTLFSMSLASPGHHTWFTLFSRSLASPGHHTWFTLFSRSLASPGHHTWFTLFSRSLASPGHHTWFTLFSMSLASPGHHTWFTLFSRSLASPGHHTWFTLFSRSLASPGHHTWFTLFSRSLASPGHHTWVSLFSRSLASHGHHTWFTLFSRSLASPGHHTWFTLFSRSLASPGHHTWFTLFSRSLASPGHHTWFTLFSRSLASPGHHTWFTLFSRSLASPGHHTWFTLFSRSLASPGHHTWFTLFSRSLASPGHHTWFTLFSRSLASPGHHTWFTLFSRSLASPGHHTWFTLFSRSLASPGHHTWFTLFSRSLACLGHHTWFCARAFLRSLSNLAVLWV, encoded by the exons ATGTCTTTAGCTAGCCCTGGCCACCACACATGGTTTACTTTGTTTTCCAGGTCTTTAGCTAGCCCTGGCCACCACACATGGTTCACGTTGTTTTCCAGGTCTTTAGCTAGCCCTGGCCACCACACATGGTTTACTTTGTTTTCCAGGTCTTTAGCTAGCCCTGGCCACCACACATGGTTTACTTTGTTTTCCAGGTCTTTAGCTAGCCCTGGCCACCACACATGGTTTACTTTGTTTTCCAGGTCTTTAGCTATCCCTGGCCACCACACATGGTTTACTTTGTTTTCCATGTCTTTAGCTAGCCCTGGCCACCACACATGGTTTACTTTGTTTTCCAGGTCTTTAGCTAGCCCTGGCCACCACACATGGTTCACGTTGTTTTCCAGGTCTTTAGCTAGCCCTGGCCACCACACATGGTTTACTTTGTTTTCCAGGTCTTTAGCTAGCCCTGGCCACCACACATGGGTCAGTTTGTTTTCCAGGTCTTTAGCTAGCCATGGCCACCACACATGGTTTACTTTGTTTTCCAGGTCTTTAGCTAGCCCTGGCCACCACACATGGTTTACTTTGTTTTCCAGGTCTTTAGCTAGCCCTGGCCACCACACATGGTTTACTTTGTTTTCCAGGTCTTTAGCTAGCCCTGGCCACCACACATGGTTTACTTTGTTTTCAAGGTCTTTAGCTAGCCCTGGCCACCACACATGGTTTACTTTGTTTTCAAGGTCTTTAGCTAGCCCTGGCCACCACACATGGTTCACTTTGTTTTCCAG GTCTTTAGCTAGCCCTGGCCACCACACATGGTTTACTTTGTTTTCAAGGTCTTTAGCTAGCCCTGGCCACCACACATGGTTTACTTTGTTTTCAAGGTCTTTAGCTAGCCCTGGCCACCACACATGGTTTACTTTGTTTTCCAGGTCTTTAGCTAGCCCTGGCCACCACACATGGTTTACTTTGTTTTCCATGTCTTTAGCTAGCCCTGGCCACCACACATGGTTTACTTTGTTTTCCAGGTCTTTAGCTAGCCCTGGCCACCACACATGGTTCACTTTGTTTTCCAG GTCTTTAGCTAGCCCTGGCCACCACACATGGTTTACTTTGTTTTCCAGGTCTTTAGCTAGCCCTGGCCACCACACATGGTTTACTTTGTTTTCCATGTCTTTAGCTAGCCCTGGCCACCACACATGGTTTACTTTGTTTTCCAGGTCTTTAGCTAGCCCTGGCCACCACACATGGTTCACGTTGTTTTCCAGGTCTTTAGCTAGCCCTGGCCACCACACATGGTTTACTTTGTTTTCCAG GTCTTTAGCTAGCCCTGGCCACCACACATGGGTCAGTTTGTTTTCCAGGTCTTTAGCTAGCCATGGCCACCACACATGGTTTACTTTGTTTTCCAGGTCTTTAGCTAGCCCTGGCCACCACACATGGTTTACTTTGTTTTCCAGGTCTTTAGCTAGCCCTGGCCACCACACATGGTTTACTTTGTTTTCCAGGTCTTTAGCTAGCCCTGGCCACCACACATGGTTTACTTTGTTTTCAAGGTCTTTAGCTAGCCCTGGCCACCACACATGGTTTACTTTGTTTTCCAGGTCTTTAGCTAGCCCTGGCCACCACACATGGTTTACTTTGTTTTCAAGGTCTTTAGCTAGCCCTGGCCACCACACATGGTTCACTTTGTTTTCCAGGTCTTTAGCTAGCCCTGGCCACCACACATGGTTTACTTTGTTTTCAAGGTCTTTAGCTAGCCCTGGCCACCACACATGGTTTACTTTGTTTTCAAGGTCTTTAGCTAGCCCTGGCCACCACACATGGTTCACTTTGTTTTCCAGGTCTTTAGCTAGCCCTGGCCACCACACATGGTTTACTTTGTTTTCCAGGTCTTTAGCTTGCCTTGGCCACCACACATGGTTTTGTGCCAGGGCCTTCTTGCGGTCGTTGAGTAACCTCGCTGTTCTGTGGGTATGA
- the LOC127933089 gene encoding uncharacterized protein LOC127933089 isoform X5, with protein MSLASPGHHTWFTLFSRSLASPGHHTWFTLFSRSLASPGHHTWFTLFSRSLASPGHHTWFTLFSRSLASPGHHTWFTLFSRSLAIPGHHTWFTLFSMSLASPGHHTWFTLFSRSLASPGHHTWFTLFSRSLASPGHHTWFTLFSRSLASPGHHTWVSLFSRSLASHGHHTWFTLFSRSLASPGHHTWFTLFSRSLASPGHHTWFTLFSRSLASPGHHTWFTLFSRSLASPGHHTWFTLFSRSLASPGHHTWFTLFSRSLASPGHHTWFTLFSRSLASPGHHTWFTLFSRSLASPGHHTWFTLFSRSLASPGHHTWFTLFSRSLASPGHHTWFTLFSMSLASPGHHTWFTLFSRSLASPGHHTWFTLFSRSLASPGHHTWFTLFSRSLASPGHHTWFTLFSMSLASPGHHTWFTLFSRSLASPGHHTWFTLFSRSLASPGHHTWFTLFSRSLASPGHHTWVSLFSRSLASHGHHTWFTLFSRSLASPGHHTWFTLFSRSLASPGHHTWFTLFSRSLASPGHHTWFTLFSRSLASPGHHTWFTLFSRSLASPGHHTWFTLFSRSLASPGHHTWFTLFSRSLASPGHHTWFTLFSRSLASPGHHTWFTLFSRSLASPGHHTWFTLFSRSLASPGHHTWFTLFSRSLACLGHHTWFCARAFLRSLSNLAVLWV; from the exons ATGTCTTTAGCTAGCCCTGGCCACCACACATGGTTTACTTTGTTTTCCAGGTCTTTAGCTAGCCCTGGCCACCACACATGGTTCACGTTGTTTTCCAGGTCTTTAGCTAGCCCTGGCCACCACACATGGTTTACTTTGTTTTCCAGGTCTTTAGCTAGCCCTGGCCACCACACATGGTTTACTTTGTTTTCCAGGTCTTTAGCTAGCCCTGGCCACCACACATGGTTTACTTTGTTTTCCAGGTCTTTAGCTATCCCTGGCCACCACACATGGTTTACTTTGTTTTCCATGTCTTTAGCTAGCCCTGGCCACCACACATGGTTTACTTTGTTTTCCAGGTCTTTAGCTAGCCCTGGCCACCACACATGGTTCACGTTGTTTTCCAGGTCTTTAGCTAGCCCTGGCCACCACACATGGTTTACTTTGTTTTCCAGGTCTTTAGCTAGCCCTGGCCACCACACATGGGTCAGTTTGTTTTCCAGGTCTTTAGCTAGCCATGGCCACCACACATGGTTTACTTTGTTTTCCAGGTCTTTAGCTAGCCCTGGCCACCACACATGGTTTACTTTGTTTTCCAGGTCTTTAGCTAGCCCTGGCCACCACACATGGTTTACTTTGTTTTCCAGGTCTTTAGCTAGCCCTGGCCACCACACATGGTTTACTTTGTTTTCAAGGTCTTTAGCTAGCCCTGGCCACCACACATGGTTTACTTTGTTTTCAAG GTCTTTAGCTAGCCCTGGCCACCACACATGGTTTACTTTGTTTTCAAGGTCTTTAGCTAGCCCTGGCCACCACACATGGTTTACTTTGTTTTCAAGGTCTTTAGCTAGCCCTGGCCACCACACATGGTTTACTTTGTTTTCAAGGTCTTTAGCTAGCCCTGGCCACCACACATGGTTTACTTTGTTTTCAAGGTCTTTAGCTAGCCCTGGCCACCACACATGGTTTACTTTGTTTTCCAGGTCTTTAGCTAGCCCTGGCCACCACACATGGTTTACTTTGTTTTCCATGTCTTTAGCTAGCCCTGGCCACCACACATGGTTTACTTTGTTTTCCAGGTCTTTAGCTAGCCCTGGCCACCACACATGGTTCACTTTGTTTTCCAG GTCTTTAGCTAGCCCTGGCCACCACACATGGTTTACTTTGTTTTCCAGGTCTTTAGCTAGCCCTGGCCACCACACATGGTTTACTTTGTTTTCCATGTCTTTAGCTAGCCCTGGCCACCACACATGGTTTACTTTGTTTTCCAGGTCTTTAGCTAGCCCTGGCCACCACACATGGTTCACGTTGTTTTCCAGGTCTTTAGCTAGCCCTGGCCACCACACATGGTTTACTTTGTTTTCCAG GTCTTTAGCTAGCCCTGGCCACCACACATGGGTCAGTTTGTTTTCCAGGTCTTTAGCTAGCCATGGCCACCACACATGGTTTACTTTGTTTTCCAGGTCTTTAGCTAGCCCTGGCCACCACACATGGTTTACTTTGTTTTCCAGGTCTTTAGCTAGCCCTGGCCACCACACATGGTTTACTTTGTTTTCCAGGTCTTTAGCTAGCCCTGGCCACCACACATGGTTTACTTTGTTTTCAAGGTCTTTAGCTAGCCCTGGCCACCACACATGGTTTACTTTGTTTTCCAGGTCTTTAGCTAGCCCTGGCCACCACACATGGTTTACTTTGTTTTCAAGGTCTTTAGCTAGCCCTGGCCACCACACATGGTTCACTTTGTTTTCCAGGTCTTTAGCTAGCCCTGGCCACCACACATGGTTTACTTTGTTTTCAAGGTCTTTAGCTAGCCCTGGCCACCACACATGGTTTACTTTGTTTTCAAGGTCTTTAGCTAGCCCTGGCCACCACACATGGTTCACTTTGTTTTCCAGGTCTTTAGCTAGCCCTGGCCACCACACATGGTTTACTTTGTTTTCCAGGTCTTTAGCTTGCCTTGGCCACCACACATGGTTTTGTGCCAGGGCCTTCTTGCGGTCGTTGAGTAACCTCGCTGTTCTGTGGGTATGA
- the LOC127933089 gene encoding uncharacterized protein LOC127933089 isoform X3, with protein sequence MSLASPGHHTWFTLFSRSLASPGHHTWFTLFSRSLASPGHHTWFTLFSRSLASPGHHTWFTLFSRSLASPGHHTWFTLFSRSLAIPGHHTWFTLFSMSLASPGHHTWFTLFSRSLASPGHHTWFTLFSRSLASPGHHTWFTLFSRSLASPGHHTWVSLFSRSLASHGHHTWFTLFSRSLASPGHHTWFTLFSRSLASPGHHTWFTLFSRSLASPGHHTWFTLFSRSLASPGHHTWFTLFSRSLASPGHHTWFTLFSRSLASPGHHTWFTLFSRSLASPGHHTWFTLFSRSLASPGHHTWFTLFSRSLASPGHHTWFTLFSRSLASPGHHTWFTLFSRSLASPGHHTWFTLFSMSLASPGHHTWFTLFSRSLASPGHHTWFTLFSRSLASPGHHTWFTLFSRSLASPGHHTWFTLFSMSLASPGHHTWFTLFSRSLASPGHHTWFTLFSRSLASPGHHTWFTLFSRSLASPGHHTWVSLFSRSLASHGHHTWFTLFSRSLASPGHHTWFTLFSRSLASPGHHTWFTLFSRSLASPGHHTWFTLFSRSLASPGHHTWFTLFSRSLASPGHHTWFTLFSRSLASPGHHTWFTLFSRSLASPGHHTWFTLFSRSLASPGHHTWFTLFSRSLASPGHHTWFTLFSRSLASPGHHTWFTLFSRSLACLGHHTWFCARAFLRSLSNLAVLWV encoded by the exons ATGTCTTTAGCTAGCCCTGGCCACCACACATGGTTTACTTTGTTTTCCAGGTCTTTAGCTAGCCCTGGCCACCACACATGGTTCACGTTGTTTTCCAGGTCTTTAGCTAGCCCTGGCCACCACACATGGTTTACTTTGTTTTCCAGGTCTTTAGCTAGCCCTGGCCACCACACATGGTTTACTTTGTTTTCCAGGTCTTTAGCTAGCCCTGGCCACCACACATGGTTTACTTTGTTTTCCAGGTCTTTAGCTATCCCTGGCCACCACACATGGTTTACTTTGTTTTCCATGTCTTTAGCTAGCCCTGGCCACCACACATGGTTTACTTTGTTTTCCAGGTCTTTAGCTAGCCCTGGCCACCACACATGGTTCACGTTGTTTTCCAGGTCTTTAGCTAGCCCTGGCCACCACACATGGTTTACTTTGTTTTCCAGGTCTTTAGCTAGCCCTGGCCACCACACATGGGTCAGTTTGTTTTCCAGGTCTTTAGCTAGCCATGGCCACCACACATGGTTTACTTTGTTTTCCAGGTCTTTAGCTAGCCCTGGCCACCACACATGGTTTACTTTGTTTTCCAGGTCTTTAGCTAGCCCTGGCCACCACACATGGTTTACTTTGTTTTCCAGGTCTTTAGCTAGCCCTGGCCACCACACATGGTTTACTTTGTTTTCAAGGTCTTTAGCTAGCCCTGGCCACCACACATGGTTTACTTTGTTTTCAAG GTCTTTAGCTAGCCCTGGCCACCACACATGGTTTACTTTGTTTTCCAGGTCTTTAGCTAGCCCTGGCCACCACACATGGTTTACTTTGTTTTCAAGGTCTTTAGCTAGCCCTGGCCACCACACATGGTTTACTTTGTTTTCAAGGTCTTTAGCTAGCCCTGGCCACCACACATGGTTTACTTTGTTTTCAAGGTCTTTAGCTAGCCCTGGCCACCACACATGGTTTACTTTGTTTTCAAGGTCTTTAGCTAGCCCTGGCCACCACACATGGTTTACTTTGTTTTCCAGGTCTTTAGCTAGCCCTGGCCACCACACATGGTTTACTTTGTTTTCCATGTCTTTAGCTAGCCCTGGCCACCACACATGGTTTACTTTGTTTTCCAGGTCTTTAGCTAGCCCTGGCCACCACACATGGTTCACTTTGTTTTCCAG GTCTTTAGCTAGCCCTGGCCACCACACATGGTTTACTTTGTTTTCCAGGTCTTTAGCTAGCCCTGGCCACCACACATGGTTTACTTTGTTTTCCATGTCTTTAGCTAGCCCTGGCCACCACACATGGTTTACTTTGTTTTCCAGGTCTTTAGCTAGCCCTGGCCACCACACATGGTTCACGTTGTTTTCCAGGTCTTTAGCTAGCCCTGGCCACCACACATGGTTTACTTTGTTTTCCAG GTCTTTAGCTAGCCCTGGCCACCACACATGGGTCAGTTTGTTTTCCAGGTCTTTAGCTAGCCATGGCCACCACACATGGTTTACTTTGTTTTCCAGGTCTTTAGCTAGCCCTGGCCACCACACATGGTTTACTTTGTTTTCCAGGTCTTTAGCTAGCCCTGGCCACCACACATGGTTTACTTTGTTTTCCAGGTCTTTAGCTAGCCCTGGCCACCACACATGGTTTACTTTGTTTTCAAGGTCTTTAGCTAGCCCTGGCCACCACACATGGTTTACTTTGTTTTCCAGGTCTTTAGCTAGCCCTGGCCACCACACATGGTTTACTTTGTTTTCAAGGTCTTTAGCTAGCCCTGGCCACCACACATGGTTCACTTTGTTTTCCAGGTCTTTAGCTAGCCCTGGCCACCACACATGGTTTACTTTGTTTTCAAGGTCTTTAGCTAGCCCTGGCCACCACACATGGTTTACTTTGTTTTCAAGGTCTTTAGCTAGCCCTGGCCACCACACATGGTTCACTTTGTTTTCCAGGTCTTTAGCTAGCCCTGGCCACCACACATGGTTTACTTTGTTTTCCAGGTCTTTAGCTTGCCTTGGCCACCACACATGGTTTTGTGCCAGGGCCTTCTTGCGGTCGTTGAGTAACCTCGCTGTTCTGTGGGTATGA